One region of Citrus sinensis cultivar Valencia sweet orange chromosome 6, DVS_A1.0, whole genome shotgun sequence genomic DNA includes:
- the LOC102615917 gene encoding uncharacterized protein LOC102615917, with amino-acid sequence MGGGVGGGGSGGMLRTVGRAVTTTRTGVMNLQEPISSSSSSTSTTTSTTSPTAANSRPAHQNRNGGNQLSLSAAAALTASPFVSHNVPVPAHYGVPSWSSFGVGGDGGSSCCYEYEWVSVDGCEKILISLMGFLLMTLLLALFLLLRKLTQQFLLFNRFLTLLHALDL; translated from the exons ATGGGCGGCGGAGTTGGAGGCGGGGGAAGCGGCGGCATGTTAAGAACTGTCGGCAGGGCAGTCACCACGACAAGAACCGGCGTCATGAATCTTCAAGAACCCATTTCATCGTCATCTTCAAGTACTAGTACTACTACTTCAACAACTTCACCTACTGCTGCTAATTCGAGGCCTGCCCACCAGAACAGAAATGGTGGTAACCAACTCTCTTtatctgctgctgctgctttgACGGCGTCGCCGTTTGTTTCTCATAATGTTCCGGTTCCTGCCCATTATGGGGTGCCCAGTTGGAGTTCCTTTGGTGTCGGTGGTGATGGTGGTTCTTCTTGTTGTTATGAGTATGAGTGGGTGTCTGTCGATGGATGTGAGAAGATTTTGATAAGTCTCATGGGTTTCTTGTTGATGACTTTACTCTTGGCCCTGTTCCTTCTCTTGAGGAAGTTAACACAGCAGTTTCTGCTCTTCAAca gGTTTTTGACCCTGCTTCATGCCCTGGACTTGTGA
- the LOC102615150 gene encoding G-type lectin S-receptor-like serine/threonine-protein kinase At4g27290, producing MKCLPAFDFFSLFSFILIIEFSFAADSIARGESITDGETLVSSFQSFELGFFSPGNSSNRYLGIWYKKSPRTVAWVANRNNAITDKSGVLTLSNNGSLLLLNQEKRSIWSSNSSRVLQNPVVQLLDSGNLVLRSNVSRSSDEYVWQSFDYPSDTLLPEMKLGLNLKTGFERYLTPWRSADDPTPGDFSFRLDNSTAVPELVTFMGSSKRARSGPWNGQTFEGIPWMKDSGYELIVEHKEDEIYYKFKLINDTVTTRLQLENTGTYHRFVWDETTSEWHKLYSWPFDHCDNYAECGANSNCRISKTPSCECLTGFISKSQEDWDSPDSRSCVRKPSDCPGGEGFLKLPKMKLPENYWSNQSMSLRECEAECTKNCSCRAYANSQVVGGGNGCLMWFGDLIDIKECSEKYVWGQDFFIRVPTSDLESSKHSNKKKRLKIIVAISIISGMFILCLLLCMARKKAKNKGYRRRVDQENQDQIEDLELPLFELATIANATDNFSINNKLGEGGFGRVYKGTLVDGQEIAVKRLSKISEQGLNELKNEVILFSKLQHRNLVKLLGCCIQGEEKLLIYEFMPNKSLDYFIFDQTKRELLDWSKRFHIICGTARGLLYLHQDSRLRIIHRDLKTSNVLLDHDMNPKISDFGLARTFGGDEIEGSTNKVIGTYGYMAPEYATDGLFSVKSDVFSFGILVLEIVSGKRNRGLYNSDNKFNVIRHAWNLWNKGMPWQLIDACYQESCNPDEVIRCIHISLLCVQHHPEDRPSMPSVILMLGSDSVLPQPKQPGFLVDRKSTGPDSSSSKPESSSTNASTFTELEGR from the exons ATGAAGTGCCTTCCAGCCTTCGATTTCTTTAGCCTTTTTTCCTTCATATTAATCATTGAGTTCTCATTTGCAGCTGATTCCATTGCTCGAGGAGAATCCATCACTGATGGTGAGACGTTAGTCTCCTCTTTCCAAAGTTTTGAGCTAGGCTTCTTCTCTCCAGGCAATTCGAGCAACAGGTATCTTGGAATATGGTACAAGAAAAGTCCAAGGACTGTCGCATGGGTCGCAAACCGAAATAACGCCATTACTGACAAGAGTGGAGTTTTAACTCTGAGCAACAACGGAAGCCTTTTGCTTCTCAACCAAGAAAAGCGCTCCATCTGGTCTTCAAATTCGTCAAGAGTGCTACAAAATCCAGTGGTGCAGCTCCTAGATTCTGGAAATCTTGTTCTGAGAAGCAACGTCAGCAGAAGTTCTGATGAGTACGTGTGGCAGAGCTTTGATTATCCATCAGACACGTTGTTACCAGAGATGAAGCTGGGATTGAACTTAAAAACTGGTTTTGAGCGATATTTGACACCATGGAGAAGTGCCGACGATCCAACCCCCGGAGACTTCAGTTTCCGGTTGGACAATAGTACAGCGGTTCCTGAATTGGTAACCTTCATGGGATCAAGCAAACGTGCTCGAAGTGGACCATGGAATGGTCAAACGTTCGAAGGCATTCCCTGGATGAAAGACTCGGGCTACGAACTAATAGTGGAGCACAAAGAAGATGagatatattacaaatttaagcTCATCAACGACACAGTCACCACAAGATTACAACTGGAGAACACAGGAACATACCACCGTTTTGTATGGGATGAGACGACCTCCGAATGGCATAAGTTGTACTCTTGGCCATTTGACCATTGTGACAACTATGCGGAGTGTGGAGCTAATAGCAACTGCAGAATTAGCAAGACACCTtcttgtgagtgcttgacggGGTTTATATCCAAATCGCAAGAAGACTGGGATTCGCCAGACTCTAGGAGTTGTGTCAGGAAACCATCAGATTGCCCGGGTGGAGAAGGATTTCTAAAGCTTCCTAAAATGAAGCTACCTGAAAATTATTGGTCGAACCAAAGTATGAGTCTCAGGGAATGCGAGGCAGAGTGCACGAAGAACTGTTCATGCAGAGCTTATGCAAATTCACAAGTTGTTGGAGGAGGTAACGGCTGTTTGATGTGGTTTGGGGACCTGATCGATATCAAAGAGTGTTCGGAAAAATACGTCTGGGGGcaggatttttttattagagttCCGACTTCAGATTTAG AATCAAGTAAGCACtcgaataaaaagaaaagattaaagatcATAGTGGCAATTTCAATCATTTCCGGCATGTTTATCTTGTGCCTCCTACTCTGCATGGCACGGAAGAAAGCAAAGAACAAAG GATACAGGAGGAGAGTTGATCAAGAAAATCAAGATCAAATCGAAGACCTGGAGCTGCCACTGTTTGAGTTAGCTACAATTGCTAATGCCACCGATAACTTTTCCATCAACAACAAGCTTGGAGAAGGTGGCTTTGGACGTGTATACAAG GGCACACTAGTGGATGGGCAGGAAATTGCCGTGAAAAGGCTTTCGAAGATTTCGGAGCAAGGATTGAACGAGTTGAAGAATGAAGTTATACTGTTTTCCAAGTTACAGCACCGAAATCTTGTAAAGCTTCTTGGCTGCTGCATTCAAGGAGAAGAGAAATTGTTGATTTATGAATTCATGCCGAACAAAAGCCtggactatttcatttttg ATCAAACAAAACGTGAGCTATTGGATTGGTCTAAGCGTTTCCATATTATTTGCGGGACTGCTAGGGGTCTTCTCTACCTTCATCAAGATTCTAGATTGAGAATTATACATCGAGATCTCAAAACAAGTAATGTGTTACTTGATCATGATATGAACCccaaaatttcagattttggtTTGGCCAGAACTTTTGGTGGAGACGAGATAGAAGGAAGTACAAACAAAGTAATTGGAACATA TGGTTATATGGCACCAGAATACGCTACCGATGGACTATTCTCAGTAAAATCTGATGTCTTCAGCTTTGGCATTTTAGTGCTGGAGATAGTAAGTGGAAAGAGGAATAGAGGACTTTATAATTCAGATAACAAGTTTAACGTTATAAGACAT GCATGGAATTTGTGGAACAAAGGCATGCCTTGGCAACTGATCGATGCGTGTTATCAAGAATCATGCAATCCCGATGAGGTGATACGGTGCATCCACATTAGCCTATTATGCGTGCAACACCATCCAGAGGACAGGCCAAGCATGCCCTCAGTGATTTTGATGTTGGGCAGTGACAGCGTGTTGCCACAGCCAAAGCAACCTGGGTTCTTGGTGGACAGAAAATCAACCGGACCAGATTCTTCATCAAGCAAGCCTGAATCATCTTCAACTAATGCAAGTACTTTCACAGAGTTGGAGGGTCGTTAG
- the LOC102614844 gene encoding 2-methylpropanoate--CoA ligase CCL4-like encodes MDELKPCTANSSPLTPLGFLERAATVYGDCPSIIYNNLIYTWSQTHRRCLQLASSLSSIGITRGHVVSVVAPNIPAIYEAHFAIPFTGAILNNINTRLDARTISLLLQHSESKLVLVDYQSRNLVVEAISLFPSDIKRPPLVLITDHTDHDNDNKSSQTVDSNFCCTYESLVTKGDPNFKWIRPQNEWDPMILNYTSGTTSSPKGVVHCHRGIFVMTVDSLIDWSVPKQPVYLWTLPMFHANGWSYPWGMAAVGGTNVCLRKFDAAVIYKMIRQHGVTHMCGAPVVLNMISNLPRSEPLRNPVHILTAGAPPPAAVLFRTESLGFLVSHGYGLTETAGLVVSCAWKNKWNRLPATERARMKSRQGVRTVCFTEIDVIDSESGLSVSHDGASLGEIVFRGGSMMLGYLKDPNGTRQCMKDDGWFYTGDVGVIHADGYLEIKDRSKDVIISGGENLSSVEVESVLYTNPAVNEAAVVARPDEFWGETPCAFLSLKAELEKKPTEKEIIEYCRARLPRYMVPKTVVFKEELPKTSTGKIKKFELREMAKAMGKSKVSRM; translated from the coding sequence atggaTGAGCTAAAACCATGCACAGCAAATTCATCTCCACTAACGCCGTTAGGTTTCCTCGAAAGAGCAGCAACCGTTTACGGCGATTGTCCCTCAATCATCTACAACAACCTCATCTACACGTGGTCACAAACTCACCGTCGATGTCTCCAGCTAGCTTCTTCCCTCTCATCCATCGGCATCACCAGAGGACACGTTGTGTCCGTTGTCGCTCCCAACATCCCCGCCATTTACGAGGCTCACTTTGCTATCCCTTTTACTGGCGCCATCCTCAACAACATCAACACTCGCCTCGACGCGCGTACAATCTCCTTACTCCTGCAGCACAGCGAATCAAAGCTCGTGCTTGTAGATTATCAGTCCCGGAATCTTGTCGTCGAAGCAATCTCTTTGTTTCCGTCCGACATCAAACGCCCTCCGTTAGTCCTCATCACTGATCATACTGATCACGATAATGATAACAAATCATCACAGACCGTCGATTCCAACTTCTGTTGCACTTACGAGAGCCTCGTAACAAAAGGTGATCCTAATTTCAAATGGATCCGACCACAAAACGAGTGGGATCCGATGATATTAAACTACACATCCGGTACGACGTCGTCTCCGAAAGGCGTCGTCCATTGCCACCGTGGCATTTTCGTCATGACCGTCGATTCTTTAATCGATTGGTCAGTTCCGAAACAGCCAGTATACTTGTGGACCCTACCGATGTTTCACGCTAATGGCTGGAGTTACCCGTGGGGGATGGCGGCCGTTGGTGGGACTAACGTTTGCTTACGGAAATTCGACGCCGCCGTTATCTATAAAATGATTCGACAACACGGCGTCACACACATGTGTGGAGCCCCAGTTGTGCTCAACATGATATCAAATTTACCCAGAAGCGAACCGTTGAGGAACCCGGTTCATATTTTGACAGCCGGAGCTCCACCACCGGCGGCGGTGCTTTTCAGAACAGAGTCACTGGGTTTCTTAGTGAGCCACGGGTATGGTTTAACGGAAACTGCGGGTCTTGTCGTGTCATGTGCGTGGAAAAATAAGTGGAATAGGTTACCGGCGACGGAGAGGGCGAGGATGAAATCGAGACAAGGAGTGAGGACGGTTTGCTTCACCGAAATAGACGTTATAGATTCCGAGTCAGGACTCAGTGTGAGTCACGACGGGGCATCGCTCGGTGAAATCGTGTTCAGAGGCGGAAGCATGATGCTTGGTTATCTCAAAGACCCTAACGGGACCCGCCAGTGCATGAAGGATGATGGTTGGTTTTACACGGGAGACGTTGGCGTGATTCACGCTGACGGTTATTTAGAGATTAAAGATCGATCAAAGGATGTGATAATAAGCGGGGGAGAGAATTTGAGCAGCGTGGAGGTTGAATCGGTGCTGTACACGAATCCGGCCGTTAATGAGGCGGCTGTCGTGGCTCGGCCTGATGAGTTCTGGGGGGAGACCCCGTGTGCGTTTTTGAGCTTGAAGGctgaattggaaaagaaacCAACTGAGAAGGAGATTATTGAGTACTGTAGAGCGAGGCTGCCGCGTTACATGGTGCCTAAAACGGTGGTGTTCAAGGAGGAGTTGCCGAAGACTTCGACGGGGAAGATTAAGAAGTTTGAATTAAGAGAGATGGCGAAGGCGATGGGCAAATCGAAAGTGAGTCGGATGTAG